In one window of Mesoplodon densirostris isolate mMesDen1 chromosome 4, mMesDen1 primary haplotype, whole genome shotgun sequence DNA:
- the JCAD gene encoding junctional cadherin 5-associated protein isoform X4: MTVSGCKDYEGFWGLRQQPLAGRSHTYRRREQEAREEPARAPSPPTHATQGPWEAGGSSEDVMRKALCEEGLGLAGPARWQSVCVGGQAQPQNPGGQMPAGVGEKLFQDLHSCVLGGHGLTSQSTGKSQSLSRVLSPENLSCVEIPIPLSDGHFPGVPQVPFQPPDGARDSEATRNPEKGGSSAPLPRPRFGRPLKPPSYGSHQHCRAGAENGSYADSRQPDSAAAPSTKANAAARQEPCAPDAGLEPPVYVPPPSYRSPLQAAAPACPGEARGWRPEGGGRRVQRHLMEKAATGGQLPSGPWGAGEERRPGPCSPVGVLPQPRPATACDGSVLYIPFDDPRIRHIRLARPHGFWEDVKLDGPVPAPEPAPGSLQREAVVRGPSGSESWLWDRVPVGGEDGGFAEHRDACVSTRSQQPDVRAENLVSSPSPQGESTCETQTQLRKFEAGLQTKKSSKKKMSETIFCLVSIPVKSESHLPATDTNNNDLKQSADERPGPERSAALQEQRLLSLSSTDLELQALTGGMTGRTELRKPDPGARGGDQPTDDPRFPHPAKHRALACSGSWPGQQYRDQQTQTSFTQESRSPRPLPGETRGGSPDTTLPPRCLDAFEAQMLVALASSDQNQRPGSPSPKGQGGPLSPCGGGAFSGSSSPRSQAPAPRAGPGEPRGDGRVRGGSPVPRAEVVKGATTGPCNSRQPFGQFLLKPVSRRPWDLISQLESFNKELQEEEGGRDDGSGGSQDGETEPPWAGRPQPASARPGLPDGRAPGDPGPRPGSVKSKPESWAEEARPRSPRPRQADGSGRAAGPSPPWSQMAEERDREVEAGAPQPAISPRPVRRAASSGPSDAGAGPPPDAAEPRAPPPSRELRGGLSAAELSAASTPKAGGGGRGTTGAPLSVAGKPRGLSAPDLRCVGLTPRQEQSAGQLAGSPGEASAVEIPPHESLQARAARILGIEVAVESLLPGARRTGQSPDPEPGGGARRHEAAASPAQRCDPAASADAFYSRRRCGWTESPLFVGEVGSARQAPQASEPACVDGAVPSKAPKPQPSPQECQPFHPKDVGTKPPFRSTLFHFIERTPNLAASEKRLRSTSKVIESLQEKLASPPRRADPDRLMRMKEVSSVSRLRLLTSRGADAVEEAEDLKAERGPGALGARHKLSDSKGALPLGEDGHPTAHREKNGGQDLWCPGEDRGRRAGAFSVHLTSQEHQNTRFVRP; encoded by the exons ATGACTGTCTCTGGGTGTAAAGACTACGAGGGATTTTGGGG GCTCCGCCAGCAGCCCCTGGCCGGCCGCAGCCATACCTACCGGAGGAGGGAGCAGGAAGCCCGCGAGGAGCCGGCCCGGGCCCCCAGCCCGCCCACGCACGCCACCCAGGGGCCCTGGGAGGCTGGCGGAAGCAGCGAGGACGTGATGAGGAAGGCACTTTGCGAGGAAGGGCTGGGACTGGCGGGTCCCGCCAGATGGCAGAGCGTCTGCGTCGGAGGCCAGGCCCAGCCACAGAACCCGGGGGGGCAGATGCCGGCTGGTGTCGGGGAGAAGCTGTTCCAAGACCTGCACTCATGTGTGCTCGGAGGCCACGGCTTGACCTCCCAGAGCACAGGGAAATCCCAGTCGCTGTCGAGAGTTCTTTCCCCCGAGAACCTGAGCTGCGTGGAGATTCCCATCCCGTTGAGCGACGGGCACTTTCCGGGTGTCCCTCAAGTGCCATTTCAGCCTCCAGACGGTGCTCGCGACTCGGAAGCCACCAGGAACCCCGAGAAGGGCGGCTCCTCGGCCCCCTTACCCCGGCCTCGGTTTGGGAGACCCCTCAAGCCTCCATCTTACGgctcccaccaacactgcagggCCGGCGCGGAAAACGGCAGCTACGCGGACAGCCGGCAGCCGGACTCGGCTGCTGCCCCCTCGACCAAGGCGAACGCCGCCGCCAGGCAGGAGCCGTGCGCGCCCGACGCCGGCCTGGAGCCCCCGGTGTATGTGCCTCCGCCCTCCTACCGGTCGCCGCTCCAGGCGGCCGCACCCGCCTGCCCGGGGGAGGCCCGAGGGTGGAGGCCCGAGGGCGGAGGCCGCCGCGTGCAGAGGCACCTGATGGAGAAGGCTGCCACCGGCGGCCAGCTCCCTTCGGGTCCCTGGGGAGCCGGGGAGGAGCGGAGGCCCGGCCCGTGCTCTCCTGTCGGGGTCCTCCCGCAGCCCCGCCCCGCCACGGCTTGTGACGGCTCCGTCCTGTACATCCCCTTCGACGACCCACGGATACGACACATTAGACTCGCCCGACCCCACGGGTTTTGGGAAGACGTGAAGCTGGACGGCCCTGTCCCTGCCCCGGAGCCGGCGCCTGGAAGCCTGCAGCGGGAGGCTGTCGTTCGGGGCCCTTCGGGGAGCGAGAGCTGGCTGTGGGACCGGGTCCCCGTGGGTGGAGAAGACGGTGGCTTTGCTGAGCACAGAGACGCCTGCGTCTCCACTCGGAGTCAGCAGCCGGATGTGCGTGCAGAAAACCTCGTCTCCTCCCCTAGCCCCCAGGGCGAGAGTACCTGCGAGACGCAAACCCAGCTCAGAAAGTTCGAAGCTGGGCTGCAGACCAAgaaaagttcaaagaaaaaaatgagcgaGACGATATTTTGTTTGGTTTCCATCCCAGTTAAGTCAGAATCACATCTGCCAGCTACAGATACGAACAACAATGACTTGAAACAGAGCGCGGATGAAAGGCCTGGGCCCGAGAGGAGCGCGGCTCTGCAGGAGCAGCGTCTGCTGAGTTTGTCCTCCACCGACCTGGAGCTGCAGGCGCTCACGGGTGGCATGACCGGGAGGACGGAGCTCCGGAAACCAGACCCGGGGGCCCGCGGAGGAGACCAGCCAACAGACGACCCCAGGTTCCCACACCCTGCGAAACACCGAGCGCTCGCGTGTTCTGGCTCGTGGCCCGGGCAGCAGTACAGAGACCAGCAAACGCAGACCAGCTTCACCCAGGAGTCCCGAAGCCCGCGGCCCCTCCCCGGGGAGACGCGGGGAGGGTCCCCCGACACCACGCTGCCTCCAAGATGTTTGGACGCCTTCGAGGCTCAGATGCTCGTGGCGTTGGCGTCCAGTGACCAGAACCAGAGGCCCGGGTCTCCTTCCCCGAAAGGCCAAGGGGGGCCCCTCAGCCCGTGCGGCGGCGGCGCCTTCTCAGGGTCTTCCTCGCCCAGGAGCCAGGCCCCCGCACCAAGGGCTGGCCCGGGTGAGCCACGCGGGGACGGCCGTGTCCGCGGAGGCAGCCCGGTGCCCAGGGCCGAGGTCGTCAAGGGGGCGACCACAGGcccctgcaacagcaggcagCCGTTTGGGCAGTTCCTCCTGAAGCCCGTCAGCCGCCGCCCCTGGGACCTGATCAGCCAGTTGGAAAGTTTCAACAAGGAGCttcaggaggaggaagggggccgGGACGACGGGAGCGGCGGCAGCCAGGACGGCGAGACAGAACCGCCCTGGGCAGGCCGCCCCCAGCCCGCGTCCGCGCGCCCAGGCCTCCCGGACGGCCGGGCACCTGGGGACCCGGGGCCCAGGCCGGGGAGCGTCAAGAGCAAGCCCGAGAGCTGGGCCGAGGAGGCGAGGCCTCGGTCCCCCAGGCCCCGGCAGGCAGACGGCAGCGGGCGCGCCGCAGGGCCGTCGCCCCCCTGGAGCCAGATGGCGGAGGAGCGGGACCGGGAGGTCGAGGCCGGGGCGCCCCAGCCGGCCATCAGCCCGAGGCCGGTGAGACGAGCCGCGTCTTCCGGGCCGAGCGATGCCGGAGCAGGGCCCCCGCCCGATGCAGCGGAACCGAGGGCGCCCCCGCCGAGTCGGGAGCTCCGCGGCGGGCTCAGTGCTGCGGAGCTGAGTGCAGCCAGCACACCCAAGGCgggcggtggggggcgggggaccACGGGGGCCCCCCTCTCTGTGGCTGGCAAACCCCGAGGCCTGTCGGCGCCAGACTTGAGGTGTGTGGGGCTAACGCCGAGGCAGGAGCAGAGTGCCGGCCAGTTAGCGGGGTCTCCGGGGGAAGCCAGTGCAGTAGAAATCCCCCCACACGAGTCCCTCCAAGCCAGGGCTGCCAGGATCCTGGGCATTGAGGTGGCCGTGGAGTCCCTGCTGCCAGGCGCCCGAAGGACAGGGCAGAGCCCAGACCCCGAGCCTGGTGGAGGGGCCCGCAGGCACGAGGCAGcggccagcccagcccagcggTGTGACCCCGCTGCGTCCGCCGACGCCTTCTACAGCAGGAGGAGGTGTGGCTGGACCGAAAGCCCTCTGTTTGTGGGAGAAGTGGGCAGCGCCCGGCAGGCTCCCCAGGCCTCCGAGCCCGCCTGCGTGGACGGGGCCGTCCCCAGCAAGGCCCCTAAGCCTCAGCCCAGCCCCCAGGAGTGCCAGCCCTTCCATCCCAAGGACGTGGGGACAAAGCCACCCTTCAGGTCCACCTTGTTCCATTTTATAGAAAGGACCCCAAATTTGGCAGCCTCAGAAAAGAGGCTCCGAAGCACGTCCAAAGTGATTGAAAGTTTACAGGAGAAACTGGCGTCCCCCCCGCGGAGGGCAGACCCCGACCGCCTGATGAGGATGAAGGAGGTGAGCTCTGTGTCTCGGTTGAGGCTCCTGACCTCGCGGGGCGCGGACGCTGTGGAGGAGGCGGAGGACCTGAAGGCCGAGAGGGGCCCCGGGGCTCTGGGCGCCAGGCACAAGCTCTCTGACTCCAAGGGTGCCCTCCCGCTGGGAGAAGACGGGCATCCGACAGCACACAGGGAGAAGAACGGCGGCCAGGACTTGTGGTGCCCAGGTGAGGATCGGGGCAGGCGGGCGGGCGCGTTCAGTGTTCATCTGACGTCCCAAGAGCATCAGAACACAAG
- the JCAD gene encoding junctional cadherin 5-associated protein isoform X2 has protein sequence MYSVEDLLISHGYKLSRELPAPRKDDGAGRQPVRPRAPAGPGLLNGCDDGPAASARGQASLGTGRLSEPDSRGRGPRGLGESPSAAAAARTSEAGLRQQPLAGRSHTYRRREQEAREEPARAPSPPTHATQGPWEAGGSSEDVMRKALCEEGLGLAGPARWQSVCVGGQAQPQNPGGQMPAGVGEKLFQDLHSCVLGGHGLTSQSTGKSQSLSRVLSPENLSCVEIPIPLSDGHFPGVPQVPFQPPDGARDSEATRNPEKGGSSAPLPRPRFGRPLKPPSYGSHQHCRAGAENGSYADSRQPDSAAAPSTKANAAARQEPCAPDAGLEPPVYVPPPSYRSPLQAAAPACPGEARGWRPEGGGRRVQRHLMEKAATGGQLPSGPWGAGEERRPGPCSPVGVLPQPRPATACDGSVLYIPFDDPRIRHIRLARPHGFWEDVKLDGPVPAPEPAPGSLQREAVVRGPSGSESWLWDRVPVGGEDGGFAEHRDACVSTRSQQPDVRAENLVSSPSPQGESTCETQTQLRKFEAGLQTKKSSKKKMSETIFCLVSIPVKSESHLPATDTNNNDLKQSADERPGPERSAALQEQRLLSLSSTDLELQALTGGMTGRTELRKPDPGARGGDQPTDDPRFPHPAKHRALACSGSWPGQQYRDQQTQTSFTQESRSPRPLPGETRGGSPDTTLPPRCLDAFEAQMLVALASSDQNQRPGSPSPKGQGGPLSPCGGGAFSGSSSPRSQAPAPRAGPGEPRGDGRVRGGSPVPRAEVVKGATTGPCNSRQPFGQFLLKPVSRRPWDLISQLESFNKELQEEEGGRDDGSGGSQDGETEPPWAGRPQPASARPGLPDGRAPGDPGPRPGSVKSKPESWAEEARPRSPRPRQADGSGRAAGPSPPWSQMAEERDREVEAGAPQPAISPRPVRRAASSGPSDAGAGPPPDAAEPRAPPPSRELRGGLSAAELSAASTPKAGGGGRGTTGAPLSVAGKPRGLSAPDLRCVGLTPRQEQSAGQLAGSPGEASAVEIPPHESLQARAARILGIEVAVESLLPGARRTGQSPDPEPGGGARRHEAAASPAQRCDPAASADAFYSRRRCGWTESPLFVGEVGSARQAPQASEPACVDGAVPSKAPKPQPSPQECQPFHPKDVGTKPPFRSTLFHFIERTPNLAASEKRLRSTSKVIESLQEKLASPPRRADPDRLMRMKEVSSVSRLRLLTSRGADAVEEAEDLKAERGPGALGARHKLSDSKGALPLGEDGHPTAHREKNGGQDLWCPGEDRGRRAGAFSVHLTSQEHQNTRFVRP, from the coding sequence GCTCCGCCAGCAGCCCCTGGCCGGCCGCAGCCATACCTACCGGAGGAGGGAGCAGGAAGCCCGCGAGGAGCCGGCCCGGGCCCCCAGCCCGCCCACGCACGCCACCCAGGGGCCCTGGGAGGCTGGCGGAAGCAGCGAGGACGTGATGAGGAAGGCACTTTGCGAGGAAGGGCTGGGACTGGCGGGTCCCGCCAGATGGCAGAGCGTCTGCGTCGGAGGCCAGGCCCAGCCACAGAACCCGGGGGGGCAGATGCCGGCTGGTGTCGGGGAGAAGCTGTTCCAAGACCTGCACTCATGTGTGCTCGGAGGCCACGGCTTGACCTCCCAGAGCACAGGGAAATCCCAGTCGCTGTCGAGAGTTCTTTCCCCCGAGAACCTGAGCTGCGTGGAGATTCCCATCCCGTTGAGCGACGGGCACTTTCCGGGTGTCCCTCAAGTGCCATTTCAGCCTCCAGACGGTGCTCGCGACTCGGAAGCCACCAGGAACCCCGAGAAGGGCGGCTCCTCGGCCCCCTTACCCCGGCCTCGGTTTGGGAGACCCCTCAAGCCTCCATCTTACGgctcccaccaacactgcagggCCGGCGCGGAAAACGGCAGCTACGCGGACAGCCGGCAGCCGGACTCGGCTGCTGCCCCCTCGACCAAGGCGAACGCCGCCGCCAGGCAGGAGCCGTGCGCGCCCGACGCCGGCCTGGAGCCCCCGGTGTATGTGCCTCCGCCCTCCTACCGGTCGCCGCTCCAGGCGGCCGCACCCGCCTGCCCGGGGGAGGCCCGAGGGTGGAGGCCCGAGGGCGGAGGCCGCCGCGTGCAGAGGCACCTGATGGAGAAGGCTGCCACCGGCGGCCAGCTCCCTTCGGGTCCCTGGGGAGCCGGGGAGGAGCGGAGGCCCGGCCCGTGCTCTCCTGTCGGGGTCCTCCCGCAGCCCCGCCCCGCCACGGCTTGTGACGGCTCCGTCCTGTACATCCCCTTCGACGACCCACGGATACGACACATTAGACTCGCCCGACCCCACGGGTTTTGGGAAGACGTGAAGCTGGACGGCCCTGTCCCTGCCCCGGAGCCGGCGCCTGGAAGCCTGCAGCGGGAGGCTGTCGTTCGGGGCCCTTCGGGGAGCGAGAGCTGGCTGTGGGACCGGGTCCCCGTGGGTGGAGAAGACGGTGGCTTTGCTGAGCACAGAGACGCCTGCGTCTCCACTCGGAGTCAGCAGCCGGATGTGCGTGCAGAAAACCTCGTCTCCTCCCCTAGCCCCCAGGGCGAGAGTACCTGCGAGACGCAAACCCAGCTCAGAAAGTTCGAAGCTGGGCTGCAGACCAAgaaaagttcaaagaaaaaaatgagcgaGACGATATTTTGTTTGGTTTCCATCCCAGTTAAGTCAGAATCACATCTGCCAGCTACAGATACGAACAACAATGACTTGAAACAGAGCGCGGATGAAAGGCCTGGGCCCGAGAGGAGCGCGGCTCTGCAGGAGCAGCGTCTGCTGAGTTTGTCCTCCACCGACCTGGAGCTGCAGGCGCTCACGGGTGGCATGACCGGGAGGACGGAGCTCCGGAAACCAGACCCGGGGGCCCGCGGAGGAGACCAGCCAACAGACGACCCCAGGTTCCCACACCCTGCGAAACACCGAGCGCTCGCGTGTTCTGGCTCGTGGCCCGGGCAGCAGTACAGAGACCAGCAAACGCAGACCAGCTTCACCCAGGAGTCCCGAAGCCCGCGGCCCCTCCCCGGGGAGACGCGGGGAGGGTCCCCCGACACCACGCTGCCTCCAAGATGTTTGGACGCCTTCGAGGCTCAGATGCTCGTGGCGTTGGCGTCCAGTGACCAGAACCAGAGGCCCGGGTCTCCTTCCCCGAAAGGCCAAGGGGGGCCCCTCAGCCCGTGCGGCGGCGGCGCCTTCTCAGGGTCTTCCTCGCCCAGGAGCCAGGCCCCCGCACCAAGGGCTGGCCCGGGTGAGCCACGCGGGGACGGCCGTGTCCGCGGAGGCAGCCCGGTGCCCAGGGCCGAGGTCGTCAAGGGGGCGACCACAGGcccctgcaacagcaggcagCCGTTTGGGCAGTTCCTCCTGAAGCCCGTCAGCCGCCGCCCCTGGGACCTGATCAGCCAGTTGGAAAGTTTCAACAAGGAGCttcaggaggaggaagggggccgGGACGACGGGAGCGGCGGCAGCCAGGACGGCGAGACAGAACCGCCCTGGGCAGGCCGCCCCCAGCCCGCGTCCGCGCGCCCAGGCCTCCCGGACGGCCGGGCACCTGGGGACCCGGGGCCCAGGCCGGGGAGCGTCAAGAGCAAGCCCGAGAGCTGGGCCGAGGAGGCGAGGCCTCGGTCCCCCAGGCCCCGGCAGGCAGACGGCAGCGGGCGCGCCGCAGGGCCGTCGCCCCCCTGGAGCCAGATGGCGGAGGAGCGGGACCGGGAGGTCGAGGCCGGGGCGCCCCAGCCGGCCATCAGCCCGAGGCCGGTGAGACGAGCCGCGTCTTCCGGGCCGAGCGATGCCGGAGCAGGGCCCCCGCCCGATGCAGCGGAACCGAGGGCGCCCCCGCCGAGTCGGGAGCTCCGCGGCGGGCTCAGTGCTGCGGAGCTGAGTGCAGCCAGCACACCCAAGGCgggcggtggggggcgggggaccACGGGGGCCCCCCTCTCTGTGGCTGGCAAACCCCGAGGCCTGTCGGCGCCAGACTTGAGGTGTGTGGGGCTAACGCCGAGGCAGGAGCAGAGTGCCGGCCAGTTAGCGGGGTCTCCGGGGGAAGCCAGTGCAGTAGAAATCCCCCCACACGAGTCCCTCCAAGCCAGGGCTGCCAGGATCCTGGGCATTGAGGTGGCCGTGGAGTCCCTGCTGCCAGGCGCCCGAAGGACAGGGCAGAGCCCAGACCCCGAGCCTGGTGGAGGGGCCCGCAGGCACGAGGCAGcggccagcccagcccagcggTGTGACCCCGCTGCGTCCGCCGACGCCTTCTACAGCAGGAGGAGGTGTGGCTGGACCGAAAGCCCTCTGTTTGTGGGAGAAGTGGGCAGCGCCCGGCAGGCTCCCCAGGCCTCCGAGCCCGCCTGCGTGGACGGGGCCGTCCCCAGCAAGGCCCCTAAGCCTCAGCCCAGCCCCCAGGAGTGCCAGCCCTTCCATCCCAAGGACGTGGGGACAAAGCCACCCTTCAGGTCCACCTTGTTCCATTTTATAGAAAGGACCCCAAATTTGGCAGCCTCAGAAAAGAGGCTCCGAAGCACGTCCAAAGTGATTGAAAGTTTACAGGAGAAACTGGCGTCCCCCCCGCGGAGGGCAGACCCCGACCGCCTGATGAGGATGAAGGAGGTGAGCTCTGTGTCTCGGTTGAGGCTCCTGACCTCGCGGGGCGCGGACGCTGTGGAGGAGGCGGAGGACCTGAAGGCCGAGAGGGGCCCCGGGGCTCTGGGCGCCAGGCACAAGCTCTCTGACTCCAAGGGTGCCCTCCCGCTGGGAGAAGACGGGCATCCGACAGCACACAGGGAGAAGAACGGCGGCCAGGACTTGTGGTGCCCAGGTGAGGATCGGGGCAGGCGGGCGGGCGCGTTCAGTGTTCATCTGACGTCCCAAGAGCATCAGAACACAAG
- the JCAD gene encoding junctional cadherin 5-associated protein isoform X3, whose translation MQCGFFCETRRPRCLQVCKEARSPSAKEQRLRQQPLAGRSHTYRRREQEAREEPARAPSPPTHATQGPWEAGGSSEDVMRKALCEEGLGLAGPARWQSVCVGGQAQPQNPGGQMPAGVGEKLFQDLHSCVLGGHGLTSQSTGKSQSLSRVLSPENLSCVEIPIPLSDGHFPGVPQVPFQPPDGARDSEATRNPEKGGSSAPLPRPRFGRPLKPPSYGSHQHCRAGAENGSYADSRQPDSAAAPSTKANAAARQEPCAPDAGLEPPVYVPPPSYRSPLQAAAPACPGEARGWRPEGGGRRVQRHLMEKAATGGQLPSGPWGAGEERRPGPCSPVGVLPQPRPATACDGSVLYIPFDDPRIRHIRLARPHGFWEDVKLDGPVPAPEPAPGSLQREAVVRGPSGSESWLWDRVPVGGEDGGFAEHRDACVSTRSQQPDVRAENLVSSPSPQGESTCETQTQLRKFEAGLQTKKSSKKKMSETIFCLVSIPVKSESHLPATDTNNNDLKQSADERPGPERSAALQEQRLLSLSSTDLELQALTGGMTGRTELRKPDPGARGGDQPTDDPRFPHPAKHRALACSGSWPGQQYRDQQTQTSFTQESRSPRPLPGETRGGSPDTTLPPRCLDAFEAQMLVALASSDQNQRPGSPSPKGQGGPLSPCGGGAFSGSSSPRSQAPAPRAGPGEPRGDGRVRGGSPVPRAEVVKGATTGPCNSRQPFGQFLLKPVSRRPWDLISQLESFNKELQEEEGGRDDGSGGSQDGETEPPWAGRPQPASARPGLPDGRAPGDPGPRPGSVKSKPESWAEEARPRSPRPRQADGSGRAAGPSPPWSQMAEERDREVEAGAPQPAISPRPVRRAASSGPSDAGAGPPPDAAEPRAPPPSRELRGGLSAAELSAASTPKAGGGGRGTTGAPLSVAGKPRGLSAPDLRCVGLTPRQEQSAGQLAGSPGEASAVEIPPHESLQARAARILGIEVAVESLLPGARRTGQSPDPEPGGGARRHEAAASPAQRCDPAASADAFYSRRRCGWTESPLFVGEVGSARQAPQASEPACVDGAVPSKAPKPQPSPQECQPFHPKDVGTKPPFRSTLFHFIERTPNLAASEKRLRSTSKVIESLQEKLASPPRRADPDRLMRMKEVSSVSRLRLLTSRGADAVEEAEDLKAERGPGALGARHKLSDSKGALPLGEDGHPTAHREKNGGQDLWCPGEDRGRRAGAFSVHLTSQEHQNTRFVRP comes from the exons ATGCAGTGTGGTTTCTTCTGTGAAACCAGGCGCCCCAGATGTTTACAGGTCTGTAAGGAAGCCCGCTCACCGTCAGCTAAAGAACAGAG GCTCCGCCAGCAGCCCCTGGCCGGCCGCAGCCATACCTACCGGAGGAGGGAGCAGGAAGCCCGCGAGGAGCCGGCCCGGGCCCCCAGCCCGCCCACGCACGCCACCCAGGGGCCCTGGGAGGCTGGCGGAAGCAGCGAGGACGTGATGAGGAAGGCACTTTGCGAGGAAGGGCTGGGACTGGCGGGTCCCGCCAGATGGCAGAGCGTCTGCGTCGGAGGCCAGGCCCAGCCACAGAACCCGGGGGGGCAGATGCCGGCTGGTGTCGGGGAGAAGCTGTTCCAAGACCTGCACTCATGTGTGCTCGGAGGCCACGGCTTGACCTCCCAGAGCACAGGGAAATCCCAGTCGCTGTCGAGAGTTCTTTCCCCCGAGAACCTGAGCTGCGTGGAGATTCCCATCCCGTTGAGCGACGGGCACTTTCCGGGTGTCCCTCAAGTGCCATTTCAGCCTCCAGACGGTGCTCGCGACTCGGAAGCCACCAGGAACCCCGAGAAGGGCGGCTCCTCGGCCCCCTTACCCCGGCCTCGGTTTGGGAGACCCCTCAAGCCTCCATCTTACGgctcccaccaacactgcagggCCGGCGCGGAAAACGGCAGCTACGCGGACAGCCGGCAGCCGGACTCGGCTGCTGCCCCCTCGACCAAGGCGAACGCCGCCGCCAGGCAGGAGCCGTGCGCGCCCGACGCCGGCCTGGAGCCCCCGGTGTATGTGCCTCCGCCCTCCTACCGGTCGCCGCTCCAGGCGGCCGCACCCGCCTGCCCGGGGGAGGCCCGAGGGTGGAGGCCCGAGGGCGGAGGCCGCCGCGTGCAGAGGCACCTGATGGAGAAGGCTGCCACCGGCGGCCAGCTCCCTTCGGGTCCCTGGGGAGCCGGGGAGGAGCGGAGGCCCGGCCCGTGCTCTCCTGTCGGGGTCCTCCCGCAGCCCCGCCCCGCCACGGCTTGTGACGGCTCCGTCCTGTACATCCCCTTCGACGACCCACGGATACGACACATTAGACTCGCCCGACCCCACGGGTTTTGGGAAGACGTGAAGCTGGACGGCCCTGTCCCTGCCCCGGAGCCGGCGCCTGGAAGCCTGCAGCGGGAGGCTGTCGTTCGGGGCCCTTCGGGGAGCGAGAGCTGGCTGTGGGACCGGGTCCCCGTGGGTGGAGAAGACGGTGGCTTTGCTGAGCACAGAGACGCCTGCGTCTCCACTCGGAGTCAGCAGCCGGATGTGCGTGCAGAAAACCTCGTCTCCTCCCCTAGCCCCCAGGGCGAGAGTACCTGCGAGACGCAAACCCAGCTCAGAAAGTTCGAAGCTGGGCTGCAGACCAAgaaaagttcaaagaaaaaaatgagcgaGACGATATTTTGTTTGGTTTCCATCCCAGTTAAGTCAGAATCACATCTGCCAGCTACAGATACGAACAACAATGACTTGAAACAGAGCGCGGATGAAAGGCCTGGGCCCGAGAGGAGCGCGGCTCTGCAGGAGCAGCGTCTGCTGAGTTTGTCCTCCACCGACCTGGAGCTGCAGGCGCTCACGGGTGGCATGACCGGGAGGACGGAGCTCCGGAAACCAGACCCGGGGGCCCGCGGAGGAGACCAGCCAACAGACGACCCCAGGTTCCCACACCCTGCGAAACACCGAGCGCTCGCGTGTTCTGGCTCGTGGCCCGGGCAGCAGTACAGAGACCAGCAAACGCAGACCAGCTTCACCCAGGAGTCCCGAAGCCCGCGGCCCCTCCCCGGGGAGACGCGGGGAGGGTCCCCCGACACCACGCTGCCTCCAAGATGTTTGGACGCCTTCGAGGCTCAGATGCTCGTGGCGTTGGCGTCCAGTGACCAGAACCAGAGGCCCGGGTCTCCTTCCCCGAAAGGCCAAGGGGGGCCCCTCAGCCCGTGCGGCGGCGGCGCCTTCTCAGGGTCTTCCTCGCCCAGGAGCCAGGCCCCCGCACCAAGGGCTGGCCCGGGTGAGCCACGCGGGGACGGCCGTGTCCGCGGAGGCAGCCCGGTGCCCAGGGCCGAGGTCGTCAAGGGGGCGACCACAGGcccctgcaacagcaggcagCCGTTTGGGCAGTTCCTCCTGAAGCCCGTCAGCCGCCGCCCCTGGGACCTGATCAGCCAGTTGGAAAGTTTCAACAAGGAGCttcaggaggaggaagggggccgGGACGACGGGAGCGGCGGCAGCCAGGACGGCGAGACAGAACCGCCCTGGGCAGGCCGCCCCCAGCCCGCGTCCGCGCGCCCAGGCCTCCCGGACGGCCGGGCACCTGGGGACCCGGGGCCCAGGCCGGGGAGCGTCAAGAGCAAGCCCGAGAGCTGGGCCGAGGAGGCGAGGCCTCGGTCCCCCAGGCCCCGGCAGGCAGACGGCAGCGGGCGCGCCGCAGGGCCGTCGCCCCCCTGGAGCCAGATGGCGGAGGAGCGGGACCGGGAGGTCGAGGCCGGGGCGCCCCAGCCGGCCATCAGCCCGAGGCCGGTGAGACGAGCCGCGTCTTCCGGGCCGAGCGATGCCGGAGCAGGGCCCCCGCCCGATGCAGCGGAACCGAGGGCGCCCCCGCCGAGTCGGGAGCTCCGCGGCGGGCTCAGTGCTGCGGAGCTGAGTGCAGCCAGCACACCCAAGGCgggcggtggggggcgggggaccACGGGGGCCCCCCTCTCTGTGGCTGGCAAACCCCGAGGCCTGTCGGCGCCAGACTTGAGGTGTGTGGGGCTAACGCCGAGGCAGGAGCAGAGTGCCGGCCAGTTAGCGGGGTCTCCGGGGGAAGCCAGTGCAGTAGAAATCCCCCCACACGAGTCCCTCCAAGCCAGGGCTGCCAGGATCCTGGGCATTGAGGTGGCCGTGGAGTCCCTGCTGCCAGGCGCCCGAAGGACAGGGCAGAGCCCAGACCCCGAGCCTGGTGGAGGGGCCCGCAGGCACGAGGCAGcggccagcccagcccagcggTGTGACCCCGCTGCGTCCGCCGACGCCTTCTACAGCAGGAGGAGGTGTGGCTGGACCGAAAGCCCTCTGTTTGTGGGAGAAGTGGGCAGCGCCCGGCAGGCTCCCCAGGCCTCCGAGCCCGCCTGCGTGGACGGGGCCGTCCCCAGCAAGGCCCCTAAGCCTCAGCCCAGCCCCCAGGAGTGCCAGCCCTTCCATCCCAAGGACGTGGGGACAAAGCCACCCTTCAGGTCCACCTTGTTCCATTTTATAGAAAGGACCCCAAATTTGGCAGCCTCAGAAAAGAGGCTCCGAAGCACGTCCAAAGTGATTGAAAGTTTACAGGAGAAACTGGCGTCCCCCCCGCGGAGGGCAGACCCCGACCGCCTGATGAGGATGAAGGAGGTGAGCTCTGTGTCTCGGTTGAGGCTCCTGACCTCGCGGGGCGCGGACGCTGTGGAGGAGGCGGAGGACCTGAAGGCCGAGAGGGGCCCCGGGGCTCTGGGCGCCAGGCACAAGCTCTCTGACTCCAAGGGTGCCCTCCCGCTGGGAGAAGACGGGCATCCGACAGCACACAGGGAGAAGAACGGCGGCCAGGACTTGTGGTGCCCAGGTGAGGATCGGGGCAGGCGGGCGGGCGCGTTCAGTGTTCATCTGACGTCCCAAGAGCATCAGAACACAAG